One genomic window of Vibrio ziniensis includes the following:
- a CDS encoding helix-turn-helix domain-containing protein, which translates to MATKHVAHWLGSPVNQLPQQVQDACHSCFTIIEHGQDVSILSEANIHYSLFFLHGAEYQELLLTALRICVNLNKYLVIIHDGNFDKMIHRNDVIFATMDITQDDPLIITDAICEKLSLKFSSSYKTSNLRSQSLANSSQNMSKEMQEILRHIELNLTQDIREEDVASYCHYSISYFSKLFKKMVGVSFRDYICSKRITLAKRLLLEEPNAKIAFVAYQCGYHDVSYFSRIFKKKTGISPGLFRQVNVP; encoded by the coding sequence ATGGCAACAAAACATGTCGCGCATTGGCTTGGAAGCCCTGTCAATCAATTACCTCAACAGGTACAAGATGCTTGTCATTCATGCTTTACCATTATTGAACATGGTCAAGATGTCTCCATATTGAGCGAAGCCAATATTCACTACTCACTTTTTTTTCTGCATGGCGCAGAATACCAAGAGTTACTACTCACCGCTCTGAGAATTTGTGTAAACCTTAATAAATACTTGGTTATTATTCATGACGGCAACTTTGATAAAATGATTCACCGTAATGATGTCATTTTTGCAACCATGGATATCACTCAAGATGACCCATTAATTATCACCGATGCTATCTGTGAAAAATTAAGCTTAAAATTTTCAAGTAGTTATAAAACCTCAAATTTGAGATCTCAAAGCCTCGCTAACTCATCGCAAAACATGAGCAAAGAGATGCAGGAGATATTAAGGCATATTGAACTCAATCTAACTCAAGATATTCGCGAAGAAGACGTCGCAAGTTATTGCCATTATTCCATTTCCTACTTTTCTAAACTGTTCAAAAAAATGGTGGGCGTGAGTTTTCGCGATTATATTTGCAGCAAGCGAATCACACTGGCAAAACGTTTACTGCTTGAAGAACCAAACGCAAAGATAGCTTTTGTCGCCTATCAGTGCGGTTACCACGATGTATCCTATTTCTCGCGAATTTTTAAAAAGAAAACCGGAATTAGCCCAGGCCTATTTCGGCAGGTAAATGTCCCTTAA
- a CDS encoding AMP-binding protein, which produces MILPNESHQAYCSLPPPNEMILKWAKERPNDIYLKQIINRQFVEFTYADVANNALRLVSALRDLGAKPGDKVALISKNCAEWFICDLAMMLGDYISVPIFPTAGADTIEYCLSHSGSQHIIVGKLDDSEAVITVLNEMPNVISIALPYDSAPKCQYYYQDLIKQYPPSSERVQHHDDKLMSLVYTSGTSGQPKGAMLTYGAFTWSVQQLINLINLREDDRLFSYLPLAHITERVYIFGTSIQGGVQTAFPESLETFIEDVRMQRPTFFISVPRLWTLFQQRILDKLPQRKLNILLKVPFLNSLIKRKIADSLGLNNARILGCGSAPVSPALLSWYHQIGLNITEAWGMTESFAYSTINYPFRADKIGTVGNSGPGVKIKIAEDGEILVLSKGLFSGYYNNDIATKESFDNEGWLHTGDIGSIDSDGYLSIQGRKKDTFKTAKGKFVAPVPIEKKLFEYSRVEMMCMIGLGLPAPILLVVPHAFPHFDRSRYERTTEKIIKRINAEVETHEQIKGVLMIKEPWSIANGILTPTLKIKRHVLEKKYHEIGQNWPKDQLIVWEK; this is translated from the coding sequence ATGATTCTGCCAAATGAGTCACATCAAGCTTACTGCTCTCTCCCTCCGCCAAACGAAATGATTCTAAAATGGGCCAAAGAGCGTCCGAATGACATTTATCTTAAACAGATAATTAACCGCCAATTTGTTGAATTTACCTATGCTGACGTTGCCAATAATGCTTTGCGCTTAGTTTCTGCGCTGCGAGATCTCGGCGCCAAACCTGGAGATAAGGTTGCTCTGATTTCCAAAAACTGTGCCGAATGGTTTATTTGCGATTTAGCCATGATGCTTGGTGATTACATCAGTGTACCTATTTTTCCAACCGCAGGCGCTGACACTATCGAATACTGCCTCAGCCATAGTGGCAGCCAACACATCATTGTCGGTAAGTTGGATGATAGTGAGGCTGTCATTACGGTTTTAAATGAAATGCCGAATGTCATCAGTATTGCATTACCCTACGACTCTGCACCGAAATGCCAATACTATTATCAGGATCTCATCAAGCAATACCCACCAAGTTCAGAAAGAGTTCAACACCATGATGATAAGCTAATGTCACTGGTTTATACCTCCGGAACCTCTGGTCAGCCCAAGGGGGCAATGTTGACGTATGGTGCATTTACTTGGTCTGTACAACAACTGATCAATCTTATTAACTTAAGAGAAGACGATCGCCTCTTCTCATATCTTCCTTTGGCTCATATAACCGAACGCGTTTATATTTTTGGTACGTCTATCCAAGGTGGTGTACAAACGGCTTTTCCTGAATCACTTGAGACGTTTATTGAAGACGTCAGAATGCAGCGACCCACATTTTTTATTTCGGTACCCCGTCTATGGACTTTGTTCCAACAACGAATCCTCGATAAGTTACCACAGCGCAAACTTAATATTTTGCTGAAAGTACCTTTTCTGAACTCACTGATTAAACGAAAAATCGCAGATAGCTTAGGATTAAATAACGCCAGAATACTTGGCTGTGGCTCAGCACCTGTTTCGCCGGCACTGCTTAGTTGGTATCACCAGATTGGGTTAAATATCACTGAAGCTTGGGGGATGACGGAGTCATTCGCCTATAGCACCATTAACTACCCATTTCGAGCAGACAAAATTGGTACAGTAGGAAACTCTGGTCCAGGGGTGAAGATTAAAATCGCTGAAGATGGCGAAATTCTGGTTCTCAGCAAGGGGTTGTTCTCCGGTTATTACAATAATGACATAGCTACTAAAGAGTCATTCGATAATGAGGGGTGGCTTCACACTGGTGATATTGGCTCGATAGACAGCGATGGTTATCTCAGTATTCAAGGCCGCAAGAAAGACACCTTTAAAACAGCAAAAGGTAAATTCGTTGCGCCAGTGCCTATTGAAAAGAAACTGTTCGAATATTCTCGGGTAGAAATGATGTGTATGATTGGCTTGGGCCTACCAGCGCCAATTCTACTGGTTGTGCCTCATGCATTCCCACACTTTGACCGTTCACGTTACGAGCGAACCACTGAAAAAATAATCAAACGTATTAATGCTGAAGTGGAAACACACGAACAGATAAAAGGCGTTTTGATGATCAAAGAGCCTTGGTCGATAGCCAATGGTATTTTGACTCCAACGCTAAAAATCAAACGCCATGTTTTGGAAAAAAAATATCATGAGATCGGGCAAAACTGGCCCAAAGATCAACTGATTGTTTGGGAAAAGTGA
- the radA gene encoding DNA repair protein RadA, with protein sequence MVKAKRAYVCNDCGADFPRWQGQCNACGAWNTIAEVRLAASPQVARNERLSGYAGSVESTVQTLSEINLQEVPRFSSGFKELDRVLGGGVVPGAAILIGGNPGAGKSTLLLQTMCLLSSQMPTLYVTGEESLQQVAMRASRLGLPKEHLKMLSETNVDKICQVAEKEQPRIMVIDSIQVMHVADVQSSPGTVAQVRESATALTRYAKQNNVAVFIVGHVTKDGTLAGPKVLEHIIDCSVLLDGGSDTRFRTLRSHKNRFGAVNELGVFAMTGQGLREVSNPSAIFLSRGEEDTSGSSVMVVWEGTRPLLVEIQALVDYSQLANPRRVAVGLEQNRLSLLLAVLHKHGGLQMADQDVFVNVVGGVKVTETSADLALLMALLSSFRDKPLPKDVVIFGEVGLAGEIRPVPSGQERLNEAFKHGFKRAIVPAANMPKGGVAGMQIHGVKKLSEAIEAFDEL encoded by the coding sequence ATGGTAAAAGCAAAACGTGCTTATGTGTGTAACGATTGCGGCGCAGATTTTCCCCGTTGGCAAGGCCAGTGTAATGCTTGTGGCGCGTGGAATACCATCGCTGAAGTGAGACTAGCAGCCTCTCCACAAGTTGCACGCAATGAGCGTCTTAGTGGTTATGCTGGTAGCGTAGAGTCTACGGTTCAAACTCTCTCTGAAATCAATTTGCAGGAAGTGCCACGTTTTAGCAGCGGTTTTAAAGAGTTAGATCGGGTGTTAGGTGGTGGTGTTGTTCCTGGAGCAGCAATCTTAATTGGTGGTAATCCGGGAGCAGGTAAGTCCACACTTTTGTTACAGACAATGTGTTTGCTTTCATCTCAAATGCCAACGCTTTATGTGACGGGTGAAGAATCACTTCAGCAGGTTGCTATGCGAGCTTCACGATTAGGTCTGCCTAAAGAACATCTGAAAATGCTCTCCGAAACCAACGTTGATAAGATTTGTCAGGTAGCAGAAAAAGAGCAACCAAGAATCATGGTGATTGACTCCATTCAGGTTATGCATGTGGCCGATGTTCAATCATCACCAGGCACCGTGGCTCAGGTAAGAGAATCAGCGACAGCGTTGACTCGTTACGCCAAGCAAAACAATGTCGCGGTGTTTATTGTCGGTCACGTCACTAAAGACGGTACTTTGGCTGGTCCTAAAGTACTGGAGCATATTATCGATTGCTCAGTGTTGCTGGATGGGGGCTCTGATACTCGCTTTCGAACCTTGCGTAGCCACAAAAACCGCTTTGGTGCAGTCAATGAACTTGGTGTCTTCGCAATGACAGGGCAAGGGCTACGAGAAGTGAGTAACCCATCTGCGATCTTCCTCTCACGTGGAGAAGAGGATACATCTGGAAGCTCTGTCATGGTTGTGTGGGAAGGTACTCGACCTTTGCTTGTTGAAATACAAGCATTGGTGGATTACTCACAGTTAGCTAACCCTAGACGTGTTGCCGTAGGTCTGGAACAAAACCGACTCTCATTACTACTTGCTGTATTACATAAGCACGGTGGGCTACAAATGGCAGACCAAGATGTGTTTGTAAATGTGGTGGGCGGTGTAAAGGTAACTGAAACCAGTGCGGACTTAGCACTATTAATGGCTCTTTTATCTAGCTTTCGTGACAAACCACTACCAAAAGACGTCGTTATTTTCGGTGAAGTGGGACTGGCGGGGGAAATTCGTCCAGTACCAAGTGGACAAGAACGTTTAAATGAAGCATTCAAACATGGTTTTAAAAGGGCCATTGTACCTGCTGCGAATATGCCTAAAGGTGGTGTTGCAGGAATGCAGATACATGGCGTTAAGAAACTATCAGAGGCTATTGAGGCATTCGATGAGCTATAA
- the fusA gene encoding elongation factor G: MADLSKYRNIGIFAHVDAGKTTTTERILKLTGKIHRTGEVHDGESTTDFMVQEAERGITIQSAAVTCEWKNHRLNVIDTPGHVDFTVEVYRSLKVLDGGIGVFCGSGGVEPQSETNWRYANESEVSRIIFVNKLDRMGADFFNVVEQVKNVLGANPLVMTLPIGREDDFVGVVDILNRQAYVWDDSGLPENYSIQDVPADMVDDVETYREMLIETAVEQDDELMMAYMEGEEPTVEQVKACIRKGTRDLAFFPTFCGSAFKNKGMQLVLDAVVDYLPSPTEVEPQDLTDPETGEPTGEKAIVDAELPLKALAFKIMDDRFGALTFVRIYSGRIKKGDTILNSATGKTERIGRMVEMQANDRTEITEAQAGDIIAIVGMKNVQTGHTLCDVKHECTLEPMIFPEPVISIAVAPKDKNGSEKMGIAIGKMVAEDPSFQVETDEDSGETILKGMGELHLDIKVDILKRTYGVELIVGAPQVAYRETITKAVEDSYTHKKQSGGSGQFGKIDYRIKPGEPNSGFTFKSTVVGGNVPKEFWPAVEKGFEGMMAHGVLAGFPTLDVEVELFDGGFHAVDSSAIAFEIAAKGAFRQTMPKAGAQLLEPIMKVDVFTPEDHVGDVIGDLNRRRGMIKDQQAAATGVRIKADVPLSEMFGYIGTLRTMTSGRGQFSMEFAHYAPCPANVAEKVIAEVKERNAKK, encoded by the coding sequence ATGGCAGATTTATCGAAATACAGAAACATTGGTATTTTCGCGCACGTTGACGCGGGTAAAACCACTACCACTGAGCGTATTCTAAAGCTTACAGGTAAAATCCATAGAACTGGTGAGGTTCACGATGGTGAGTCTACTACAGACTTCATGGTTCAAGAAGCAGAGCGCGGTATTACTATCCAGTCAGCAGCTGTAACGTGTGAGTGGAAAAATCACCGTCTAAACGTTATCGATACTCCTGGACACGTTGACTTTACAGTTGAAGTATACCGTTCACTTAAAGTTCTTGATGGCGGTATCGGTGTATTCTGTGGTTCTGGCGGTGTAGAACCTCAGTCAGAAACTAACTGGCGTTACGCTAACGAATCTGAAGTTTCACGTATCATTTTCGTAAACAAACTAGACCGTATGGGTGCAGACTTCTTCAACGTAGTTGAGCAAGTTAAAAACGTACTTGGTGCAAACCCACTAGTTATGACTCTACCTATCGGTCGTGAAGACGATTTCGTAGGTGTGGTTGATATCCTAAACCGTCAAGCATACGTATGGGATGACTCTGGTCTTCCAGAGAACTACTCAATCCAAGACGTTCCTGCAGACATGGTTGACGATGTAGAAACATACCGTGAAATGCTGATCGAAACAGCAGTTGAGCAAGATGACGAGCTAATGATGGCTTACATGGAAGGCGAAGAGCCAACTGTTGAGCAAGTTAAAGCTTGTATCCGTAAAGGTACTCGTGACCTAGCGTTCTTCCCAACATTCTGTGGTTCTGCATTCAAAAACAAAGGTATGCAACTTGTTCTTGACGCAGTAGTAGATTACCTACCAAGCCCAACAGAAGTTGAGCCACAAGATCTAACAGACCCAGAAACTGGTGAACCAACTGGTGAGAAAGCGATCGTAGACGCTGAGCTACCACTTAAAGCTCTTGCATTTAAGATCATGGATGACCGTTTTGGTGCTCTTACATTCGTACGTATTTACTCAGGTCGCATTAAGAAGGGTGACACCATTCTTAACTCTGCAACTGGTAAAACTGAGCGTATCGGCCGTATGGTTGAGATGCAAGCGAACGACCGTACTGAGATCACTGAAGCTCAAGCTGGTGACATCATCGCTATCGTTGGTATGAAGAACGTTCAAACTGGTCACACTCTATGTGATGTTAAACACGAATGTACTCTAGAACCAATGATCTTCCCTGAGCCTGTAATCTCTATCGCTGTTGCGCCTAAAGATAAAAACGGTTCTGAGAAAATGGGTATCGCGATTGGTAAAATGGTTGCAGAAGATCCATCTTTCCAAGTTGAAACTGACGAAGATTCAGGCGAAACCATCCTTAAAGGCATGGGCGAGCTTCACCTAGACATCAAAGTGGACATCCTTAAGCGTACTTACGGTGTTGAACTAATTGTTGGTGCTCCTCAAGTAGCTTACCGTGAAACAATCACTAAAGCTGTTGAAGATAGCTACACACACAAGAAACAATCTGGTGGTTCTGGTCAGTTCGGTAAGATTGACTACCGTATCAAACCAGGTGAGCCAAACTCAGGCTTCACGTTCAAATCAACAGTTGTTGGTGGTAACGTACCTAAAGAATTCTGGCCTGCAGTAGAAAAAGGCTTTGAAGGAATGATGGCTCACGGTGTTCTAGCTGGCTTCCCTACGCTAGACGTTGAAGTTGAGCTATTCGACGGTGGCTTCCACGCAGTTGACTCATCTGCTATCGCATTTGAAATCGCAGCGAAAGGCGCATTCCGTCAAACTATGCCTAAAGCTGGCGCGCAACTTCTAGAGCCAATCATGAAAGTTGACGTATTCACTCCAGAAGATCACGTTGGTGACGTAATCGGTGACCTTAACCGTCGTCGTGGTATGATCAAAGACCAACAAGCAGCAGCTACTGGCGTACGTATCAAAGCAGACGTTCCACTATCTGAAATGTTCGGCTACATCGGTACACTACGTACAATGACTTCTGGTCGTGGTCAGTTCTCTATGGAGTTCGCACACTACGCACCATGTCCTGCTAACGTAGCAGAAAAAGTTATCGCTGAAGTTAAAGAGCGTAACGCTAAGAAATAA